ACATTTCCATTTCATCATCACTTAAATCACAATTATCCAGTGGTTTATATTTTATAAAACTAAAGGGCAAGGATATGAAGAAAGCAGAAAAAATGATTTATTTAAAAAAATAGGAAGAAATAGTTTTCTTTCCAGAAAAAAATATATCTTTGCACCCGCAAAAAGATGGTCCAGTAGCTCAGCTGGATAGAGCAGCAGCCTTCTAAGCTGCGGGTCACAGGTTCGAGTCCTGTCTGGATCACTTTAAAAGAAAAACCGTTAGATTAACTTCTGACGGTTTTTTTTATGTCCCACATTACTATAAAACAAAACTTAATAGACAACTTAATATCACTATTTCTTTAAATAGATATCTTTCCACTCAAATTCTACTTCAGGATAATAATAATGTGGTTCCATATCTGGAATGAAATTTCTAGGAAGATTCTTTACTAAGTTATAATCACTAATAAGTTTCCTTTCATATTTATTATCATATTCCCATTTTCTTCCCAATTCGGTTAATGAATTAATAAAGAATACCGCTTGCTCATAGTTTGACATTTGAGCACGTAGTGTTTTAATATAATCGTATTTCTCATCAAAAGAGAATAGCCATTCGGGTTGTTGGTCGATATATTTAATTGCTTGATAAAGATGCCTGAAAAAATGACCTAAGTGGTATTGGTGACCGCCAAAAAACTTAATCTTAGCATTATCTAATTCTGGTAAACCTTCTGTATTAAGGATTTCAGAAATATCCCTATCAGAAAATTTTAAATTACCAGAATATTTTGCTTTAACACCATCAAAATCATAGACAGTGACAATTCGCCTTACAGTATCGGTTAAATCTTTTAGCTGTGTTTCATTAAGAATGCACTCTAAATAGTTTTTAAGCTCTTTATCTGTGTCGATAGGTATGCCCCAAAATGTGATTAGGTAGGCTACTTCGTTTATTTTCAGGTTATTTATCCAATCCTTTTTATCTAATACTTTTCTAGAATCATTTTTCCATTTGTCAACGTAGATTTCTTTAAATTTTCCGTACCTATCATCTTGATTGAAAAAGTAATTGTCAGTAAATTCTAGTTCTTTGGCAATTTTACGAGCTACTTTATATTGTTCAAATATTGTTTTCATTACTCGTCTTCCAGTAACATATTCTTCATCTGCTTTTCTTCCGTCTTCTTCATAATAGAATGGATTTCTAAATTTCATCTCATCCACATTAGCACGGTAATACTTGATAAGCTCAAAGAATCTGGCTTCAACTTGTTGCCTGTGAAAAGAACGGATTTGGTAGATTAGTGTTGTTGCTAATAAAAAGGCTCCCAAAAAGGCTCCAAATTGCGCCCAAACCTGGGTGTCAATTGTATAGGAGAAATACACACCAGTAGACAGGTAAAATAGAATAGCTGCCACTGAAGTAAAAATGATAAAAAAATTGATCAGTTTTTTTGTAAACTTGTCCTTTGTTTTATTGAAACTCGTACTTCTATTGTTCATAATTATTACACTTTATAACCCCAATCATCATCAGCAGCTTTACTAAAATATTCTTCCTGCTCATATGGCTTATTTATCAATCTTTCAAAGTCATCGCATATTTGGTTGAGGCTGTCTTTGGTTTCTTTTAGGAAAAAGTCGCCTAAATCTTTGTTGCGACGGATGAATTTGCGGTATATTTTGGCGAAGTCATCGTATATTTCTTCTGCATCGAAAGTTTGGCCGTTGTCTTTTATTTTTGCGATTAATCTTTGCCCTGCATCATCATTTTTTATATAGCTGAAAAACCTTTCTATTTTGGCTTCAAAGTCCTTGATTAGCTCTTCGATTTCTTCTTCTTCCTGATTTCTTTTTTCGATAACTTTTAAAATGTTGTATTTGTATTTCTTTCCTTCTCCTTCACCCATTCCGCTCACAACACTTTTCTTACCATTTTCTTCAATTTCTGTGGGTGCTGTTATACCTATTTTATTATCGAAGTAGATTTCCACATCATCGATGATTTCATCTTGACGGTGTACATTATTATATTCATTATTAAACCTTCTCCAGAATTGTAAAAATATAGACTCCCCAAATTTTTTATCCAGCTCAATGATGTATTCTATTAAATTAAAAATGAAGAAATATTTATTTATTTTGGATTTTAATTTTTTTGCATCTTTTGGATGATTAGTAATGAATTCAGTAAAGTTATTTTGAATATTTAGAATAATTTGAATGTTTTTATCACCTGATTCGTATTTCTTAAATGGTTCAAAGTTTTTGGCGAAAATATCATGGGATTTAAGCTCGCTATATAATGCTTCAAGTTTCTCATTGTCATTTAAAGGGTCGAAATCGGAGACAACAACATTACTAAAGTGTTCGAATGATTGATGGATATTTTTCACATTGATATTTTTATAGGAGAAGTCGACTATTTTACAATCATTTTTATGTTTTGTTGTTCTGTTAACCCTTGAAATAGTTTGAATGGCATTGATACCCCTTATTTCTTTATCAAGGAATAGTGTTTGCAGTTTGGGTTCATCAAATCCGGTTTGAAGCTTGTCAATAACAATGATTAAGCCATTCTTTTTAATGGCAAAGTTTTGTAAAACTTTAGCTTCAGATAAACCATTGTTCAGCGTTGATGAGGCTTGGTGGTCCTGGCTATCACTATAGACAATATAAACAGGAGCTTCCTTAAAACGGTCGTATTTCTTCTGTTGTGTAAGTTCCTTATAATATCTTTCAATATGTTTCTTATACTTAATTGCTGCTTTAATTGATGAAACAGCCAACATTGCTTTTGCTGTACCACGTATTTGATGATAGACTGTTGAGACTAATCTGTTTACTATAAATTTGGAGACTGCTTTAATTCTATCTTCATTTAAATATATCTTTTTCTTACGAATGGCATATTTCCTTCCAAATTCATCAATACCCGTTTCTGTATTGTCTGGGATATCTTCATAACCAGTATCTCCTTCGAAACCTTCTAAATCACTATCTGGAATTTCAAAGTACATTTTGGCTGCCACAGGAACAATACCTTTTAGTGGGTTTAAAATATAACCATCTTCAATGGCTTCGCGCATGGTATAATAATCAAAAGGAGCCCAAATTTTTTCAGCTTCTGCATATTTATTAAACTCACCAAATCTTGCTAATGAAATATCTGATGGGGTTGCGGTAAGACCAATAATTAGATTTTTCTTTTGCTGTTCTTGTTTATAATCTTCATTATTATCGAAGCTACTTTGGAGTTCATCGAAAAGAGAAATCATTTCTTCGTGCTGAACTCCGCTATTACTACGGTGAATCTCATCTATAAGAAATGCAATTCGAAGAGTAGAGAGCTTTTTAATTATATCTGGCTCTAATACTTCCTTTATAGTGGTGAATTTTTGCACATTGACCACCATTACCCTAATATCGCTTTTGAGGGCTTTAAGAAAGGATTTCTTATCATCAGCTTCAATAAACATACTTTTACTGATGTTCATATTGAACATTTTAGAATCCAATTGGTCGCGTAATTGTATTCTATCTACAACTAGTATTACTTTATCGTAAATATATTCCTTGTTTTTACGAAGGTCTTTAAGCTGTAAAGCTGTCCAGCCAATAATGTTACTTTTTCCAAAACCTGCAGCGTATTGAAGCAGTAGGGAATATACGGTTTTGTTGTTCTGGTATTTTTGTCGTTTTTCGATTAATTCTTTTGCTTGCTGTTCTCCAATGCCTTTTGATTTTAGCTCTTTACGAAGTTTTGTAATGAAATAATCGGGTTCGGATTCGTGAACTAAAAACTCATCAATCTTACTAAGTATTTTATCTGTTCCGTATTTTTGTTTAGGACGAGGGCTAATTAACCGACCATCGTTATGCTTGTACTCTTTGTTTTTACTGTTTTCTTTCTTTATTAATTCGCGCTCAATAAAATTATAATATAGTATTTCTTTCTCTATCATTTTTTTATCATAGAGTACCCTGAATACTTCTTCGAACCTTTCTGTTTTTTTAGCCTTAGGATTTCTTAATGGATAGGACTTAAAATCTTTTATGAGTTTTTTATTATAGTCGTCGAAATCGTAACTCCCAGAGGTGACTTTTTGTTTTATCTCATCGAATAAGGTTGATATGTTACGAATGACGAATGTGTCGTTGATATCGGTTGATGTAATATGAATAGCTTTTTCAAAAATCTTTAGAAAGTCTTTGCGTATTGTTGCAGAAACATCGTTGTTATCTGCTATTTCAAGATACTCCTGAACTGCTTGAAGGTAGTCTTTTGCTACTTTGTTTTTACCGTTTTTTCTAGCATTCTGGTTATTATAATTACTTTTGAGTTCGCTATATCCTAAATAGATTCCATTGAGAAAGAAAGATAAATCGGGACGGAAAGAAAATCGTTGTTTGTCTTGAAATTTAAATGTATAAGGCAACTCTTGAACAACGGAAAAAATATTTAAATCGAATAATTTATCTTCATGAGTGATGCTTCCGCTTGGGTAGAAGAGATGAAGTTTAAAACCTTCGAAGCTTACCGTTTTATTATTATTGATAAAAATGGCCATATTCATAGATTCCTTTATTCGTTGATTAAGAAAATCCATGAACTTTGTCATTAACTCTTTTTCGGAGTTAAATTTACGGAGTAGTTTTTTATAGTTCTCCTTATTGAGAGGCGTTTCGCTGATAAATTGTTTTAAATCTTCTACAATGAAGAACTGCTGAGAAACGGTATTTGCTTTAACTTCTTTATATTTAAGCCCATCGTTGCGCTCACAGAGGAAGTTGATTAAATATTTATCTTGTAATTCTAATTCGTTCATAATTAGTAGAAGTTTTTAAATAGGGGTTGTTCTTGCCAATCAGGTGGAAAACCGAGTTTATATTTTGGTATACTTGGAAAATCGTGAAATAATTCTTGTAACTCTTTCTTTAGGTGATGACCAGGACTTATTCTATCGTTTAGATAAATCATTGCACAAAGAATTGGAAATATTTTTTTTCTTCTTTGGTCATCTGGTGTATAATCTAATAAAGGAAAGCGAGTAGATTTGGGCCATTTATATTTTGTGATGATTGCTCTGTTCCACAGCCTACTGTGATGGGCAATTATATTTCTTATTAATGTAATCGCACTTAACCAACTTGCCAAGTCCTTTGCACTATTGATACCAAGCTCATTGGTGATTCTTGATTTCGCAGGTAATTGAGTATTGATATTCTTATATAATTTTGATAAGGTGCCTAAGGTTACAATTTCAAGAGCTTTCCAAGATTCTGGGACTTCGTTTTTGTGATTTCCATAGTGTTTCTTCATAAACTCTTCACTACTACTTAGCATTTCCCTATTCAATTTTGATAAGAAGATAGAATGATTAAATGGGTCGGTAAATAGGGACTGATTCACAAACCAATGAGCTCCATAATCTAATGACATGTGATAGATAAGTTTGGTACGTAATGAAACTTCAATTCTCTCGATGGCATTAAACACTAATATTCTAAAATTTCTATCAAAATTATAGTTATCAATTATATTTTCGAAATAGGTATCAGGCTTAAAAGTATGTTTTTCAAAATCTTGCTGCATTTCCCACCAATAGCCTTTTAAGCGATAATAACTAATATTAGCTAAATAATGAGGAGCTTGATTTATATCATGAAAAAGCATTCCCCTTTGGCTAAGCAATTCAATTTGTTCTTGTATAGTTTTGGGTTCTTTTGCCATTAGATAGTTGAATTAATATTTTTGGCAAAAAGAATAGGAAAGGCTATAAAATAAAAAGACCCGATTGCTGTTCTTAAGGGAAGCAAATCGAGTACGGTTGCTGCAAATATAATAACATTTATATCACTATCACAAGCTTTTCTATTATCGTTGTCAATATTTAACATTTTATCGTCTTTATAATCGCCTATTCTATCGTCTCTTTAAGCAGCTATTTTATCTCTTG
This region of Lentimicrobium sp. L6 genomic DNA includes:
- a CDS encoding putative phage abortive infection protein; this encodes MNNRSTSFNKTKDKFTKKLINFFIIFTSVAAILFYLSTGVYFSYTIDTQVWAQFGAFLGAFLLATTLIYQIRSFHRQQVEARFFELIKYYRANVDEMKFRNPFYYEEDGRKADEEYVTGRRVMKTIFEQYKVARKIAKELEFTDNYFFNQDDRYGKFKEIYVDKWKNDSRKVLDKKDWINNLKINEVAYLITFWGIPIDTDKELKNYLECILNETQLKDLTDTVRRIVTVYDFDGVKAKYSGNLKFSDRDISEILNTEGLPELDNAKIKFFGGHQYHLGHFFRHLYQAIKYIDQQPEWLFSFDEKYDYIKTLRAQMSNYEQAVFFINSLTELGRKWEYDNKYERKLISDYNLVKNLPRNFIPDMEPHYYYPEVEFEWKDIYLKK
- a CDS encoding DEAD/DEAH box helicase family protein, with translation MNELELQDKYLINFLCERNDGLKYKEVKANTVSQQFFIVEDLKQFISETPLNKENYKKLLRKFNSEKELMTKFMDFLNQRIKESMNMAIFINNNKTVSFEGFKLHLFYPSGSITHEDKLFDLNIFSVVQELPYTFKFQDKQRFSFRPDLSFFLNGIYLGYSELKSNYNNQNARKNGKNKVAKDYLQAVQEYLEIADNNDVSATIRKDFLKIFEKAIHITSTDINDTFVIRNISTLFDEIKQKVTSGSYDFDDYNKKLIKDFKSYPLRNPKAKKTERFEEVFRVLYDKKMIEKEILYYNFIERELIKKENSKNKEYKHNDGRLISPRPKQKYGTDKILSKIDEFLVHESEPDYFITKLRKELKSKGIGEQQAKELIEKRQKYQNNKTVYSLLLQYAAGFGKSNIIGWTALQLKDLRKNKEYIYDKVILVVDRIQLRDQLDSKMFNMNISKSMFIEADDKKSFLKALKSDIRVMVVNVQKFTTIKEVLEPDIIKKLSTLRIAFLIDEIHRSNSGVQHEEMISLFDELQSSFDNNEDYKQEQQKKNLIIGLTATPSDISLARFGEFNKYAEAEKIWAPFDYYTMREAIEDGYILNPLKGIVPVAAKMYFEIPDSDLEGFEGDTGYEDIPDNTETGIDEFGRKYAIRKKKIYLNEDRIKAVSKFIVNRLVSTVYHQIRGTAKAMLAVSSIKAAIKYKKHIERYYKELTQQKKYDRFKEAPVYIVYSDSQDHQASSTLNNGLSEAKVLQNFAIKKNGLIIVIDKLQTGFDEPKLQTLFLDKEIRGINAIQTISRVNRTTKHKNDCKIVDFSYKNINVKNIHQSFEHFSNVVVSDFDPLNDNEKLEALYSELKSHDIFAKNFEPFKKYESGDKNIQIILNIQNNFTEFITNHPKDAKKLKSKINKYFFIFNLIEYIIELDKKFGESIFLQFWRRFNNEYNNVHRQDEIIDDVEIYFDNKIGITAPTEIEENGKKSVVSGMGEGEGKKYKYNILKVIEKRNQEEEEIEELIKDFEAKIERFFSYIKNDDAGQRLIAKIKDNGQTFDAEEIYDDFAKIYRKFIRRNKDLGDFFLKETKDSLNQICDDFERLINKPYEQEEYFSKAADDDWGYKV
- a CDS encoding Abi family protein — encoded protein: MAKEPKTIQEQIELLSQRGMLFHDINQAPHYLANISYYRLKGYWWEMQQDFEKHTFKPDTYFENIIDNYNFDRNFRILVFNAIERIEVSLRTKLIYHMSLDYGAHWFVNQSLFTDPFNHSIFLSKLNREMLSSSEEFMKKHYGNHKNEVPESWKALEIVTLGTLSKLYKNINTQLPAKSRITNELGINSAKDLASWLSAITLIRNIIAHHSRLWNRAIITKYKWPKSTRFPLLDYTPDDQRRKKIFPILCAMIYLNDRISPGHHLKKELQELFHDFPSIPKYKLGFPPDWQEQPLFKNFY